The Paenibacillus sp. YPG26 genome includes a window with the following:
- a CDS encoding S1 family peptidase, whose product MNGKKSEVPIVYKSTPRFRPHALARKSFTDKVRPIIAGYSIGTPAVSGTVGLIISSRTGRQKYIFSNNHVLNETNSSRYSVTLQPGGADGGTNPRNKVGRLDRFVKLSSTKANYIDAATSLPIRNSLLSPRYAKVGVLPGYVTSYRIGDKFKKVGRTTGLVSGTVDSIHTDVTISYEGYANLGNVTFKNQTVIKSQNPISLPGDSGSVWLTSRENYAAAVNYAGSSDGRLSIAYPVQWVMQVFNTTVARPNGTGVVKKIQVPARAKQQFIQPLTAKQLREIPSRRAKRN is encoded by the coding sequence ATGAATGGTAAAAAATCTGAGGTTCCTATCGTCTACAAATCCACTCCCCGATTCCGTCCACATGCACTTGCCAGGAAGTCCTTCACAGATAAAGTTCGCCCCATAATTGCCGGATATAGTATTGGAACGCCTGCAGTTTCAGGGACCGTAGGATTAATTATCAGCAGCCGAACCGGCAGACAGAAATATATTTTTAGCAATAACCATGTGTTAAACGAGACCAATTCCTCTCGTTATTCCGTAACCCTTCAACCCGGAGGAGCTGATGGAGGAACAAATCCAAGGAACAAGGTTGGACGACTTGATCGATTCGTTAAGCTGAGTAGTACAAAAGCCAACTATATTGACGCTGCTACCTCACTGCCTATCCGCAACAGCTTGTTAAGTCCTCGGTACGCCAAGGTCGGGGTTCTTCCCGGTTATGTAACTTCCTACCGTATTGGCGACAAGTTCAAAAAAGTTGGCCGAACGACAGGCCTTGTAAGCGGAACGGTAGATTCTATTCATACAGATGTCACGATATCATATGAAGGTTATGCTAATCTTGGGAACGTGACATTTAAGAACCAAACTGTTATTAAAAGCCAAAACCCCATCTCCCTTCCAGGAGACTCAGGCTCAGTATGGCTAACGAGCAGGGAGAACTATGCTGCAGCAGTCAATTATGCAGGGTCCAGTGATGGGCGCCTTTCAATAGCTTATCCGGTACAATGGGTGATGCAGGTGTTCAATACAACAGTTGCGCGGCCAAATGGCACAGGGGTGGTCAAGAAAATACAAGTGCCCGCTCGAGCGAAGCAACAATTCATACAGCCATTGACTGCGAAACAGCTGAGGGAAATCCCCTCGCGCCGGGCGAAGAGAAATTAA
- a CDS encoding MsnO8 family LLM class oxidoreductase, producing MRGKSQMQSIKLSVLDLVPQYNDVPPETALQEAIRLAIHSEAWGYDRYWAAEHHDLEGLACASPEILLSHIGARTQRIRLGTGALLLPHYSPMKVAESFHLLSCLNPGRIDLGIGRAPGGPAHASMALSGNFLQHVADMPTSMDALIKFFEDGYQYEGHPVKARPIPKEPPQVWMLGTNEKGGKYAAEFGTGYVFGHFMSEQDGARVLRAYREEFRPGKLRHFPETLVAVSVICAESEEKARSLTPPASSPIVNSLVGHPDKIQCELRKLQRTLGNSEFLVHCPIPDYEARLESYRLLAGQRC from the coding sequence ATGCGGGGAAAGTCACAAATGCAATCGATCAAGCTTAGTGTATTGGACCTTGTACCTCAATATAATGATGTCCCGCCGGAGACTGCACTTCAGGAAGCGATCCGGCTTGCTATTCATAGTGAAGCTTGGGGATACGACCGCTATTGGGCTGCCGAGCATCATGATCTTGAAGGACTGGCTTGTGCTTCGCCGGAAATATTGTTATCTCATATCGGTGCAAGAACACAGCGTATCCGATTGGGGACGGGAGCGCTTCTGCTGCCGCATTACAGCCCGATGAAGGTGGCAGAGTCTTTTCATCTATTATCCTGTCTCAATCCTGGGAGGATTGATCTTGGGATTGGCCGTGCTCCTGGTGGACCAGCACATGCGTCAATGGCCTTAAGCGGGAATTTTCTACAACATGTTGCTGATATGCCTACCTCTATGGATGCATTGATCAAATTCTTCGAAGATGGATACCAATATGAAGGCCACCCTGTGAAAGCCCGTCCAATCCCGAAGGAGCCGCCCCAGGTATGGATGCTAGGAACAAATGAAAAGGGTGGAAAGTATGCGGCAGAGTTTGGAACCGGGTATGTGTTTGGTCACTTTATGAGTGAGCAGGATGGGGCGCGTGTCCTGAGAGCTTACCGGGAAGAATTTAGGCCCGGTAAGCTAAGACATTTCCCAGAGACCCTCGTTGCTGTCTCGGTCATTTGTGCGGAATCGGAAGAGAAGGCCCGTTCATTAACACCCCCGGCTTCATCGCCGATAGTTAATAGCCTGGTTGGACATCCGGATAAAATACAATGCGAATTGAGGAAGCTGCAGCGTACCTTAGGTAATTCTGAATTTCTTGTTCACTGTCCTATACCGGACTATGAAGCTCGTCTTGAGTCTTATCGGTTGCTTGCTGGGCAGAGGTGTTAA
- the pulA gene encoding type I pullulanase: protein MSVQIDRNIHIDYGDPAKTKGISIFAPEFDDHFYYDGDDLGSRYSKQRTAFRLWAPTASEAFVVLYRTWDGRSERLCPMKEDISGTWTLEIDEDLHGYLYTYLVRIGEQWNEAADPYATAVAVNGDRAAIMDLAGTNPDRWTEEKPAFNKVTDVIIYEAHVRDFSIHPESGITHKGKYLGMAETGTRGPEGIKTGLDHVLSLGVTHVQLLPIYDYSTQSVDETRLDIPQYNWGYDPKNYNVPEGSYSTDPYQPELRIRELKQLIQTLHDQGLRVIMDVVYNHVYDGYVVNFNKLVPGYYLRYNSQQEFSNGSGCGNDVASERKMMSKFIVESILHWVKEYHVDGFRFDLMGLLDVDTMKEIRHRLDEIDPSLITIGEGWVMETELPSYKRANQHQARLLPGIGFFNDIIRDAIRGHVFEAREKGFISGGVGLEHAIKQGVTACIDFDDWIKGFAAEPSQTVTYAECHDNHTMWDKILVSVDGEENEVRRQMHRLGSSIVLTSQGIAFIHAGQEFCRSKVGFENSYNLPDEVNRLDWERCAEYRDDVEFMKELIKLRKDHPAFRLESSELIRRHLRFEASPSNTVAYTLRDHAGGDSAEHLYVLYNARRDVLSLQLPALGEWKVIHGQERTRNLTSGKLEVEGIGMVILAV, encoded by the coding sequence TTGTCCGTACAGATCGACAGAAACATTCACATAGATTATGGAGATCCCGCTAAAACCAAAGGAATCTCTATCTTTGCTCCTGAGTTCGATGATCACTTTTATTATGATGGAGATGATCTTGGATCGCGATACAGTAAGCAGAGAACTGCATTCCGCCTATGGGCGCCTACGGCCAGTGAGGCTTTCGTAGTCCTTTACCGGACATGGGATGGGCGCTCAGAGCGTCTGTGTCCAATGAAAGAGGATATCAGTGGCACGTGGACACTCGAGATAGATGAGGATTTGCATGGTTATTTATATACGTATCTTGTTCGTATCGGTGAACAGTGGAATGAAGCTGCGGATCCTTATGCCACAGCCGTTGCGGTCAATGGAGACCGGGCGGCCATTATGGACTTGGCTGGAACGAACCCCGATCGATGGACTGAGGAGAAGCCTGCTTTTAACAAGGTAACAGATGTGATCATCTATGAAGCACACGTACGTGACTTCTCAATCCATCCGGAGAGCGGAATAACCCATAAAGGCAAATATCTTGGCATGGCTGAGACTGGAACACGCGGTCCTGAGGGAATCAAGACGGGGCTTGATCACGTGCTTAGCCTGGGTGTAACTCATGTTCAACTGCTGCCGATCTATGATTATTCAACTCAAAGTGTCGACGAGACCCGCCTGGATATTCCCCAGTATAATTGGGGGTATGATCCCAAGAATTATAATGTTCCCGAAGGCTCCTACTCCACAGATCCGTATCAGCCTGAGCTTCGCATCCGCGAGTTGAAGCAGTTGATCCAAACTTTGCACGATCAAGGTCTACGCGTCATTATGGATGTAGTCTACAACCATGTATATGATGGATATGTGGTTAATTTCAATAAGCTCGTACCCGGTTACTACCTTCGGTATAACAGTCAGCAGGAATTCTCGAATGGCTCGGGCTGCGGAAATGACGTTGCTTCTGAGCGTAAAATGATGTCCAAGTTCATTGTCGAATCCATTCTTCATTGGGTCAAAGAATATCATGTTGACGGGTTCCGATTTGATCTTATGGGTCTCCTCGACGTAGATACGATGAAAGAGATCCGCCATAGGCTCGATGAGATCGATCCTTCCCTGATCACAATCGGTGAAGGCTGGGTTATGGAGACTGAGCTCCCGTCTTATAAGAGGGCGAATCAGCACCAAGCCCGTCTTCTGCCGGGAATTGGATTCTTTAATGATATCATCCGCGATGCGATCAGAGGACACGTATTCGAAGCCAGAGAGAAGGGCTTTATCAGCGGAGGCGTAGGCCTGGAACATGCAATTAAGCAAGGGGTTACCGCCTGCATAGACTTTGATGATTGGATTAAAGGCTTTGCGGCTGAGCCTTCACAGACTGTTACCTATGCGGAATGCCACGACAACCATACAATGTGGGACAAGATTCTGGTCTCTGTTGATGGGGAGGAGAACGAGGTCCGCCGCCAGATGCACCGCCTAGGTTCTTCCATTGTGCTGACGAGCCAAGGGATTGCATTTATACATGCTGGACAGGAATTCTGCCGTTCCAAAGTCGGCTTCGAGAATAGTTATAATCTACCGGATGAAGTTAACCGTCTCGATTGGGAACGGTGCGCGGAATACCGGGACGATGTTGAATTTATGAAGGAACTGATTAAGCTGCGCAAAGACCATCCCGCATTTAGGCTTGAGTCTTCTGAATTAATCCGGAGACATTTACGCTTCGAAGCAAGCCCTTCTAATACAGTGGCATATACTCTTCGAGATCATGCGGGAGGGGATTCCGCCGAGCACTTGTATGTGCTGTATAATGCGAGAAGGGATGTTCTATCCCTGCAGCTTCCTGCACTTGGTGAGTGGAAGGTTATTCATGGACAGGAGCGGACAAGAAATCTTACATCCGGCAAGCTGGAAGTTGAAGGCATCGGAATGGTTATTTTAGCTGTGTAG
- a CDS encoding RNA polymerase sigma factor: MSAFNLSSGRPAPRPADELSELRSTLLGYCLVLTGSKWEAEDLVQDVCLKTLPVLQGAKHHENIQAYLFRAARNQWIDRVRRQKVFDRKTADLQHEYNLKYHFGSDQDDISNVLRLVLLHVPPLQRCIFLLRDVLSYTSREVAEKLNMTEGAVKSALFRARASLVPVKRILKDPDEMEACDDDSDYLAARIQQYLLALRHENADLLVQLLHNDSVDPQLIINMVRGGTVQHGSAMKPSPPKGRSVLDAVHVLRLSA, translated from the coding sequence ATGAGCGCGTTTAACCTATCAAGCGGACGCCCAGCCCCCAGACCCGCAGATGAGCTCTCGGAGCTCCGCTCCACTTTACTCGGCTACTGCCTTGTTCTGACTGGATCGAAGTGGGAGGCCGAGGACCTGGTGCAGGATGTCTGCTTGAAGACCCTGCCGGTTCTTCAAGGGGCTAAACATCATGAGAATATCCAAGCTTACCTGTTCAGAGCGGCACGGAACCAATGGATTGACCGGGTACGAAGACAGAAGGTATTCGATCGCAAAACAGCTGATCTTCAGCACGAATATAACTTGAAATATCATTTTGGTTCTGACCAGGATGATATTTCAAATGTACTAAGACTTGTGCTGCTGCACGTGCCCCCACTGCAGCGATGCATTTTTCTACTACGGGACGTCTTGTCTTACACCTCTCGCGAAGTCGCGGAAAAGCTGAATATGACCGAGGGTGCTGTGAAGTCTGCATTGTTCCGGGCGAGAGCATCCCTGGTCCCGGTTAAGCGCATCCTTAAGGACCCTGATGAAATGGAAGCTTGTGACGACGATTCGGATTACCTTGCAGCGAGGATTCAGCAATATCTGTTGGCACTTCGCCATGAGAATGCAGATCTTTTGGTTCAACTGCTGCATAATGATTCAGTGGACCCTCAGCTGATAATCAATATGGTCCGCGGCGGAACAGTTCAACACGGCTCTGCTATGAAGCCGTCTCCTCCTAAGGGCAGATCTGTACTGGACGCAGTTCATGTTCTCAGACTGTCTGCGTAG
- a CDS encoding TIGR00266 family protein — MSAHEIDYRILGEEMQCVEIQLDPSESVVAEAGSFMMMDPDIRMETIFGDGARGNGMMGKLMGAGKRLLTGESLFMTVFTNEGRYRQNVTFASPYPGKIIPLDLQLLGGKVICQKDSFLCSAKGNSIGIEFQRKLGAGFFGGEGFIMQKIEGDGWAFVHSGGLVIQRDLQPGEVLRLDTGCLVAMTAGVDYDIEFVKGIKSALFGGEGLFFATLRGPGRVWVQSLPFSRMADRVMSASRYGGSKEEGSILGGLGNLFEK; from the coding sequence ATGAGTGCACATGAAATCGATTATCGAATCTTAGGTGAAGAAATGCAGTGTGTTGAAATTCAGCTGGATCCTTCAGAGAGTGTTGTTGCAGAGGCTGGCAGCTTTATGATGATGGATCCGGATATCCGGATGGAGACCATCTTCGGAGATGGTGCACGCGGAAATGGAATGATGGGCAAGCTGATGGGTGCTGGCAAACGCCTTCTGACAGGCGAGAGCTTGTTCATGACCGTCTTCACGAATGAGGGCCGTTATCGCCAGAATGTGACTTTTGCCTCGCCTTATCCAGGCAAGATCATTCCGCTGGATCTCCAGCTGCTTGGGGGTAAGGTGATCTGTCAGAAGGATTCGTTCCTCTGTTCCGCAAAAGGCAATTCAATCGGCATTGAATTCCAGCGCAAGCTGGGCGCGGGCTTCTTCGGTGGCGAAGGCTTCATTATGCAAAAAATCGAGGGCGATGGCTGGGCCTTTGTCCATTCGGGCGGTCTCGTCATCCAGCGTGATCTTCAGCCTGGAGAAGTTCTCCGCCTGGATACCGGCTGTCTGGTTGCCATGACTGCAGGGGTGGACTATGATATCGAATTTGTAAAAGGAATCAAGAGCGCGCTGTTCGGCGGTGAAGGATTGTTCTTCGCGACACTTCGCGGACCGGGAAGGGTATGGGTACAATCGCTTCCATTCAGCCGTATGGCAGACCGGGTGATGTCTGCATCAAGGTATGGGGGAAGTAAAGAGGAAGGAAGCATTCTGGGTGGACTTGGCAACCTGTTCGAGAAATAA
- a CDS encoding iron ABC transporter permease, which yields MKKLLFSQAESRRRTRGFTVMLGLAILILIMFLISMNLGQIRLTPSEIVQTLIGQGTPKQNLILFEFRLPQIIISVLVGAGLALSGCLLQGVTGNPLAEPGILGINAGAGLAVIIFVYFYPAELLGSVYLMPLLALAGAAASAALIYYLAYKKGEGLSAIRLVLSGIGIAAGINAFTIVITLKLDPQNHQLIYTWLAGSIRGTDWNYVLSFIPWLLVLIPYCLYKAKVLNVLTLGDPAAMGLGTAVNKERPRLMAAAVVLAGVCVAVGGAISFVGLICPHLARRLVGPKHEYLLPASMLCGGLLMLVADAITRVLVNSASIPIGVVVAVIGAPYFLYLLAKAK from the coding sequence ATGAAGAAGCTCCTATTCTCACAGGCGGAGAGCCGGAGAAGAACCCGAGGCTTCACTGTCATGCTTGGTCTCGCGATTTTGATTCTAATTATGTTCCTGATCAGCATGAATCTGGGACAGATCCGCCTTACTCCCTCTGAAATAGTACAGACATTAATAGGACAGGGCACACCTAAACAGAACTTGATTTTGTTTGAATTCCGTCTGCCCCAAATAATCATCTCTGTTCTGGTTGGGGCAGGGCTTGCCCTGTCAGGTTGTTTGCTGCAAGGGGTAACTGGCAATCCGCTGGCGGAACCGGGAATTCTCGGGATCAATGCTGGTGCAGGACTTGCTGTGATAATTTTTGTATATTTTTATCCTGCTGAGCTCCTCGGCTCGGTTTATCTTATGCCGTTGCTTGCCTTGGCTGGTGCAGCAGCCTCCGCAGCCCTCATCTATTATCTGGCTTATAAAAAAGGTGAGGGGCTGTCCGCAATCCGTCTCGTTCTGAGCGGGATTGGTATTGCTGCTGGAATTAACGCTTTTACCATCGTGATCACGCTTAAGCTTGATCCGCAGAATCATCAGCTAATTTACACTTGGCTGGCAGGCAGTATTAGAGGAACAGATTGGAACTATGTGTTATCCTTCATTCCCTGGCTGCTTGTCCTGATTCCTTACTGCCTTTATAAAGCAAAGGTGCTCAATGTCCTGACATTGGGTGATCCGGCGGCAATGGGCCTGGGCACGGCGGTTAACAAGGAGCGGCCGAGGCTAATGGCGGCAGCCGTAGTCCTGGCTGGTGTCTGTGTGGCGGTTGGAGGAGCTATTTCATTCGTAGGCTTGATTTGCCCTCATTTGGCACGCCGGCTGGTTGGACCCAAGCATGAGTATCTATTGCCCGCCTCTATGTTGTGCGGAGGACTTCTAATGTTGGTGGCTGATGCCATAACCCGTGTTCTCGTGAACTCGGCCTCCATACCGATCGGAGTTGTGGTAGCCGTTATCGGAGCTCCATATTTCCTCTATTTGCTCGCTAAGGCAAAATAA
- a CDS encoding iron ABC transporter permease, giving the protein MSASPREPEFNKIRESSRPLTAVVIMIAGLILLGILTGISIATGSSSISLSTVWQAVIHFNPDLQQHQVIRELRIPRALAGVLVGACLAVAGALMQGLTRNPLADSGLLGLNAGAGFAIAICFAFVPSVGSTGLMLFSFAGAAIAVGIVYGIGSLTRGGITPIRLTLAGAAVSALFVALSTGIAVYFNLGLELSFWYSGGLGGTKWTQLDMVFPWAVLALAGALLLSRPVTLLNLGEEVASGLGLRTGWVKAACLLVVMVLAGASVSVAGMIAFVGLIVPHLARSLVGVDYRLIIPCSAVMGSLLVVSADIAGQWLDPNYGIPLGAVIALLGVPFFIFFIRRSGRGLI; this is encoded by the coding sequence ATGTCTGCCTCACCACGAGAACCAGAGTTCAATAAGATCCGGGAGAGCAGCCGGCCGCTGACAGCTGTGGTCATCATGATTGCAGGGCTCATACTGCTGGGTATTCTAACAGGCATATCCATAGCTACTGGCTCCTCTTCAATTTCCCTTAGTACCGTATGGCAGGCTGTCATTCACTTTAATCCCGACCTGCAGCAGCATCAGGTGATCAGGGAACTGCGCATTCCCCGTGCTTTGGCGGGTGTGTTAGTAGGTGCCTGTCTGGCTGTAGCGGGTGCCTTAATGCAGGGCCTAACAAGAAACCCGCTCGCAGATTCGGGATTGCTGGGCTTGAATGCGGGCGCGGGATTCGCCATAGCTATTTGCTTTGCCTTTGTTCCTTCTGTTGGATCAACAGGATTGATGCTGTTCTCCTTCGCTGGGGCGGCGATCGCGGTAGGCATAGTCTACGGGATCGGCTCTCTTACCAGAGGAGGAATAACTCCGATTCGGCTGACTTTGGCCGGCGCGGCTGTCAGTGCTTTATTTGTAGCTTTAAGCACTGGTATCGCTGTGTATTTCAATCTGGGACTTGAGCTGTCATTCTGGTATTCGGGCGGGCTGGGAGGAACGAAATGGACCCAACTTGATATGGTGTTCCCATGGGCAGTCCTGGCTCTGGCAGGCGCGTTACTGCTCTCCAGGCCGGTAACTCTCCTGAACCTTGGTGAAGAGGTCGCCTCAGGACTGGGACTTCGAACGGGCTGGGTTAAGGCGGCTTGTCTGCTCGTTGTTATGGTACTTGCAGGCGCCAGTGTATCCGTTGCCGGGATGATCGCTTTTGTTGGCTTAATCGTCCCTCACCTGGCAAGGAGTCTGGTGGGGGTTGATTATCGGCTGATCATTCCATGCTCTGCGGTGATGGGCAGCCTGCTGGTTGTGTCAGCTGATATCGCGGGACAATGGCTGGACCCTAATTATGGGATCCCGCTTGGTGCCGTTATTGCCCTGCTGGGTGTTCCCTTCTTCATTTTCTTCATTCGCCGTTCTGGAAGGGGGCTGATTTAA
- a CDS encoding GNAT family N-acetyltransferase yields the protein MTPYTITDARINDLEQIVQIYNSTIAGRQVTADVDPVTVDSRIPWFHEHTPDRRPLWVLRVGDEVAAWLSFQSFYGRPAYNGTAEISIYIAEAYRGQGYGTILIQKAIAECPRLFVTRLVGFVFAHNEPSLSLLRKFGFVQWGYLPEVAMLDGVARDLVIVGKVINPEEQSASD from the coding sequence ATGACACCTTATACGATAACTGATGCCAGGATTAACGATCTTGAGCAGATTGTACAAATATACAATAGTACCATTGCAGGAAGACAGGTTACCGCAGATGTGGATCCAGTTACAGTCGATAGCCGGATTCCCTGGTTCCATGAACACACTCCGGATCGCAGACCTCTGTGGGTGCTGCGGGTGGGTGATGAAGTTGCCGCTTGGCTGAGCTTTCAATCATTCTATGGTAGGCCGGCCTATAACGGTACAGCCGAGATCAGCATCTATATCGCAGAGGCCTACCGCGGCCAAGGATATGGTACGATTCTGATACAGAAAGCGATCGCAGAATGTCCACGCCTATTCGTTACACGTCTGGTTGGTTTTGTGTTTGCCCATAATGAACCGAGCTTGTCACTTCTTCGAAAGTTTGGCTTCGTTCAGTGGGGATATCTGCCCGAAGTGGCAATGCTTGACGGTGTCGCAAGGGATTTGGTGATTGTAGGCAAAGTAATTAATCCTGAAGAGCAGAGTGCATCTGACTAG
- a CDS encoding HAD hydrolase-like protein produces MNEVYTGVTDLLDMLKDNGKMIYLATSKPLVFAHEILRHFKLDHYFTGVFGSELDGTYSDKKELIAHILETLQLDPLQTVMIGDRKHDIIGAQHNQIHSAGVGYGYGSKEELLNAQATYYYGTLDELTQACLPAL; encoded by the coding sequence GTGAATGAGGTATATACCGGGGTAACAGACTTGCTCGACATGTTGAAGGACAACGGCAAAATGATCTATCTGGCAACCTCAAAACCGCTTGTCTTTGCTCACGAAATTCTTAGGCATTTCAAGCTAGATCACTATTTCACAGGAGTATTCGGAAGTGAGCTGGATGGTACGTATTCGGATAAAAAAGAGCTGATAGCTCACATTCTAGAGACATTACAGCTGGATCCATTGCAGACCGTCATGATCGGAGATCGGAAGCACGATATCATTGGAGCTCAGCATAACCAGATACATAGTGCAGGAGTAGGGTATGGGTATGGATCGAAGGAGGAGCTATTAAACGCGCAGGCAACGTACTATTATGGAACTCTTGATGAGCTTACCCAGGCCTGCTTGCCAGCACTTTAA
- a CDS encoding HAD hydrolase-like protein: MFKKGGLNILQYNHYLFDLDGTLTDPAPGITKSVQYALSKMGIEEDDLTKLQFFIGPPLQETFSKYYSFDQTTTWHAIDYYREYFREKRVCM; encoded by the coding sequence ATGTTTAAAAAAGGGGGGCTTAACATACTTCAGTACAATCACTATTTATTTGATCTGGATGGAACACTAACAGACCCGGCGCCTGGTATTACAAAATCAGTGCAATATGCGCTTTCCAAAATGGGGATTGAAGAAGATGACTTAACTAAACTACAATTCTTCATCGGACCTCCATTACAGGAGACCTTCAGTAAGTATTACTCATTTGATCAGACAACAACATGGCACGCTATCGACTACTACCGGGAATATTTCCGAGAAAAAAGGGTCTGTATGTGA
- a CDS encoding zinc ABC transporter substrate-binding protein produces the protein MLISAIVLLSACGASKSLSYQDGGKLRITTTTGMITDAAREVGGTHVEVTGLMSAGVDPHLYKASQGDIRKLDEADIIFYNGLHLEGKMNEIFENMAKTKTTVAVSDSIERSALRSGSLMKTEYDPHIWFDVQLWMKATETVRDTLIKQDPAHAEDYKSNAAAYLKQLEQLHQEVTKQILTIPEASRVLVTAHDAFGYFGDAYHLKVMGLQGISTASEAGTKDVTDLRDFLVNNKIKAVFIESSVPRKAIDAVIQGAKEKGHEIKIGGELFSDAMGKEGTPEGTYIGMVRHNVKTIAEALK, from the coding sequence ATGTTGATCAGCGCGATTGTTCTCCTTAGTGCCTGCGGGGCCAGCAAGTCCTTGTCCTATCAGGATGGTGGCAAGTTAAGAATCACAACGACTACCGGAATGATCACGGATGCTGCCAGAGAGGTTGGAGGCACCCATGTAGAAGTTACCGGGCTCATGTCAGCGGGTGTGGACCCGCATCTCTACAAGGCATCTCAAGGAGATATCCGCAAGCTGGATGAGGCTGATATTATTTTCTACAACGGATTACATCTGGAAGGCAAGATGAATGAAATCTTCGAGAACATGGCCAAGACCAAGACCACAGTAGCCGTCTCCGATTCCATTGAGCGTTCAGCATTACGATCGGGCTCCCTTATGAAAACCGAATATGATCCCCACATTTGGTTCGATGTGCAGCTGTGGATGAAGGCAACCGAAACGGTGAGAGATACACTCATCAAGCAGGACCCGGCTCATGCCGAAGACTATAAGAGCAATGCCGCAGCTTATCTCAAGCAGCTGGAACAGCTGCATCAAGAGGTGACGAAGCAGATCCTTACTATTCCGGAAGCCAGCCGGGTGCTGGTTACCGCGCACGATGCATTCGGTTATTTCGGAGATGCTTATCATCTCAAGGTTATGGGGCTGCAAGGCATAAGCACCGCGTCCGAAGCTGGAACCAAGGATGTAACCGACCTTAGAGACTTTCTGGTTAATAACAAAATCAAGGCCGTCTTCATAGAATCCAGTGTACCCCGAAAGGCCATTGATGCCGTTATTCAAGGTGCTAAGGAGAAAGGCCATGAGATCAAGATCGGCGGAGAGCTCTTCTCCGATGCGATGGGCAAGGAAGGTACACCTGAAGGAACCTACATCGGAATGGTTAGGCATAATGTGAAGACGATTGCCGAAGCGCTGAAATAA